GCTTATGGGTCAGATCGGCCTGTAAATAGCCAACTGAATAGAGAGCGGTTACAAAACCGATAGTCACCACCAGTAACAGCAGGAGGGCGCTGAGGCTATCCAGGTAGAAGAAGTCTTTAGCACCGGTATAGGTTTGTCCGGACAAAAACAGCGGTAAGGCCAGATACCAGCCCCAGCCCAGAGTCAGGGTAGCTCCGGCCACATTAGCCCAGGCACTCCAGCGGGGCTGGGGCAGAAGCCAGGAAATCAGTCCGCTTAAGAGAGGTATGAGGATCAGTCCGAGTGGGAGCATGCCGAATCATCCCTTCAAGCTTTGTAGTGTATCGGTATTGAGGGTATCAAAAGTCTGATTAATTCGGTAGGCAAAGATGCCCAGCAGGATTACACCGACCAGCAGGTCAAAGAAAATCCCCAGCTCCACTACCAGGGGCATGCCACCGGTGGCGGTAATGGCCGAAAGATATAGACCATTTTCCATAGTAATCAACCCGATAATCTGGGTTAAAGCTTTTTTGCGGGTGATCATCAGCAACAACCCTAACATAATCATGGCAATAGCTACAGGCAAACTATGAGGTACAGGTAAGGTGGCAAGGGCTTTAAGCGGTATCGCCACCCGGTAAGCAACCAGGATTAAAAGCAGGGCCAGAATGAGATTTAACCGCATGGGCAGGGTCATTTCCATTTCCTTTTT
The nucleotide sequence above comes from Carboxydocella sporoproducens DSM 16521. Encoded proteins:
- a CDS encoding NADH-quinone oxidoreductase subunit K: MDFSQSLTMLLLTASLLLIITRHLARAVHLLTLQSLALAALAAFWGYSFANHELYWAAVLTLVVKGLVTPWVLLRLLKAIKVKKEMEMTLPMRLNLILALLLILVAYRVAIPLKALATLPVPHSLPVAIAMIMLGLLLMITRKKALTQIIGLITMENGLYLSAITATGGMPLVVELGIFFDLLVGVILLGIFAYRINQTFDTLNTDTLQSLKG